One window of the Archangium primigenium genome contains the following:
- a CDS encoding membrane dipeptidase has translation MSLLSLAPGCQPVDESVPDAQPVAPAAVEQKAAVAGFAELHHHMFAEAAFGGGWFHGSHTGELTSCDGGMPESSHARVRMDLSNMLNLCPNSGAVNLGGVPILSSLFGVGGAVASEFIGKIEGTEGDTGLHLGRKQVQTQWPRWDTIAHQQAFEGSLRQAHLGGLSLVTVSLVSNGFLCSALPYQNLKRPCDEMADVEVQIQMAKDFDARTSWAEIALSPAHARQIIASGKLAMVLSIEVSKLFGTKDWRSELNRFHALGVRSLQPVHQLDNRFGGAALHNIIFQAAQFLENCHIDYDCGATGAGFTLGFDVDANCRNVKGLTPDGKALVQELMAKGMLIDMAHMSERAVEDTVALTRSNTYYPVYISHGHFREVMNPDVADAEKSTPAHIVRYLRQSGGIFGLRTAHDETRDYTRTPIANSCQGSTRSFAQAYEFGRQGLKVPMAFGADLNGFIQQTRPRFGSYGACSAGFKAEADAQAAQQRVSGPPRLGTDFDTYGLAHVGLLPDLLRDLKQLGANTTGLEGSSEVFLRMWERAQSTRAGMVDAAADIDTGGVAAYVPKATREAQYPQVCGKAYAPNSKVLGEVCRFNEECVSAKCTSSDCGKVTGTCICDGDNDCGAQQYCGWGLNLGACQNKKARGAICSANNECLSNNCRWSYTCG, from the coding sequence ATGTCCCTGCTGTCCCTCGCGCCCGGCTGCCAGCCGGTGGACGAGAGCGTGCCCGACGCGCAGCCCGTGGCCCCGGCCGCGGTGGAGCAGAAGGCGGCGGTGGCGGGCTTCGCCGAGTTGCACCACCACATGTTCGCCGAGGCGGCGTTTGGCGGCGGGTGGTTTCATGGCAGCCACACGGGTGAGTTGACGAGCTGCGATGGCGGCATGCCCGAGAGCAGCCATGCCCGGGTGCGCATGGACCTGAGCAACATGCTCAACCTGTGCCCCAACTCGGGCGCGGTGAACCTGGGCGGCGTGCCCATCCTCAGCTCCCTGTTCGGCGTGGGCGGCGCGGTGGCCTCGGAGTTCATCGGGAAGATCGAGGGCACCGAGGGTGACACCGGCCTGCACCTGGGCCGCAAGCAGGTCCAGACCCAGTGGCCGCGCTGGGACACCATCGCCCACCAGCAGGCCTTCGAGGGCTCCCTGCGCCAGGCGCACCTGGGCGGCCTGTCGCTCGTGACGGTGTCCCTGGTGAGCAACGGCTTCCTGTGCAGCGCCCTGCCCTACCAGAACCTCAAGCGCCCCTGCGACGAGATGGCCGACGTCGAGGTGCAGATTCAAATGGCCAAGGACTTCGACGCGCGCACGTCCTGGGCGGAGATCGCCCTGTCGCCCGCGCATGCCCGGCAGATCATCGCCTCGGGCAAGCTCGCGATGGTGCTCTCCATCGAGGTGAGCAAGCTGTTCGGCACCAAGGACTGGCGCTCGGAGCTCAACCGCTTCCACGCCCTGGGCGTGCGCTCGCTCCAGCCCGTGCACCAGCTGGACAACCGCTTCGGCGGCGCGGCGCTGCACAACATCATCTTCCAGGCCGCCCAGTTCCTGGAGAACTGCCACATCGACTACGACTGCGGCGCCACGGGCGCGGGCTTCACGCTCGGCTTCGACGTGGACGCCAACTGCCGCAACGTCAAGGGCCTCACCCCCGACGGCAAGGCGCTGGTGCAGGAGCTCATGGCCAAGGGGATGCTCATCGACATGGCGCACATGTCCGAGCGCGCCGTCGAGGACACGGTCGCCCTGACGCGCTCCAACACCTACTACCCGGTCTACATCTCCCACGGCCACTTCCGCGAGGTGATGAACCCGGACGTCGCGGACGCCGAGAAGTCCACGCCCGCCCACATCGTGCGCTACCTGCGCCAGTCCGGCGGCATCTTCGGCCTGCGCACCGCGCATGACGAGACGCGCGACTACACGCGCACGCCCATCGCCAACTCCTGCCAGGGCTCCACGCGCTCCTTCGCCCAGGCGTACGAGTTCGGCCGCCAGGGGCTCAAGGTGCCCATGGCCTTCGGCGCGGACCTCAACGGCTTCATCCAGCAGACGCGGCCGCGCTTCGGCTCCTACGGCGCGTGCTCGGCGGGCTTCAAGGCCGAGGCGGATGCCCAGGCCGCCCAGCAGCGCGTGTCCGGCCCGCCGCGGCTGGGCACCGACTTCGACACGTACGGGCTCGCGCACGTGGGCCTGCTGCCCGACCTGCTGCGGGATCTCAAGCAGCTGGGCGCCAACACCACGGGCCTGGAGGGCTCGTCCGAGGTCTTCCTGCGCATGTGGGAGCGCGCGCAGTCCACGCGCGCGGGCATGGTGGACGCGGCGGCGGACATCGACACCGGCGGCGTGGCGGCGTACGTGCCCAAGGCCACCCGGGAGGCCCAGTACCCCCAGGTGTGCGGCAAGGCGTACGCCCCCAACTCCAAGGTGCTCGGCGAGGTGTGCCGCTTCAACGAGGAGTGCGTGAGCGCCAAGTGCACCTCGTCCGACTGCGGCAAGGTCACCGGCACCTGCATCTGCGATGGCGACAACGACTGCGGCGCCCAGCAGTACTGCGGCTGGGGCCTCAACCTGGGCGCCTGCCAGAACAAGAAGGCCCGGGGCGCCATCTGCTCGGCGAACAACGAGTGCCTGTCGAACAACTGCCGCTGGTCGTACACCTGCGGCTGA